In Thiofilum sp., the genomic window ACTTAAAATTAGAATTTGACTATTTATTTGTGTCATATTAGGATGATTATTATCAAATACAGCGGAGGAGAGCGACGAATGAAGCTACACAGTTATGCACAAGGTGAATGGTATGCACCGTCAACTCAAGGCACACTCATTCGTCATGCCATTACTGGAGCAGAAGTAGCGGAGATCAGCAGCGAGGGCTTAGACTTCCAGGGTATGCTGGAGTATGCCCGTAAGATAGGTAGCAAAAAATTACAGCAATATACTTTCCATCAACGTGCTTTAATGCTCAAAGAGCTAGGTAAGTATTTGATGGAGCGCAAAGAGCTATTTTACGACTTATCCAAAGCGACGGGCGCAACTCGTACTGACTCATGGATTGATATAGAAGGCGGCATTGGTACTATGCTGGTATTTGCTAGCAAAGGGCGACGTGAAATGCCCAATAGCAATGTCTATATTGACGGTCCACAAGAACAAATTTCCCGCAACGGTACTTTTACAGGCATTCACGTCTATACCCCGATTACAGGTGTTGCCCTACAAATTAATGCCTTCAATTTCCCGATCTGGGGCATGTTGGAGAAATTAGCACCGACTTTCCTCGCAGGCGTACCTACTATTGTCAAACCAGCCAGCCAAACGGCTTATCTGACTGAGCTAATGGTGCGCCACATTATTGAATCGAAAATTTTACCCGAAGGCTCGTTGCAATTGATTTGTGGGAGTACGGGTGATTTATTTAATCATCTGACCTATCAAGATGCAGTGAGCTTTACCGGCTCCGCATGGACAGGGCAAAAGCTTAAACAACATCACGCTATAATTGCCAATTCAGTGCGCTTTTATATGGAAGCGGATTCGCTCAATAGTTCTATTTTAGGCTCAGATGTCGAAGTAGGATCGCCCGCTTTTGAGCTATACATTAAAGAAGTAGTACGCGAAATGACGGTGAAGGCCGGACAAAAATGTACTGCCATTCGCCGCGCTATAGTCCCCGCCGATAAACTGGATGCAGTAGCCACCGCACTTAAAGCTCGCTTAGCTAAAATTACTGTGGGTAATCCCGATGTAGAAGGTGTGCGTATGGGAGCTTTAGCGGGTTTAGATCAGCGTAATGATGTCCGTGAGCGTATTGCCGAGTTAGCCAAAACGAATGAGGTAGTATTTGGCAGTGCTACTGAGGTTGAAGTATTAGGTGCAGATGCTGAAACGGGTGCATTCCTAGCGCCCATGTTATTAGCTTGCCGTGATCCTTATGCGACCTCTGCTCATGATGTGGAGGCTTTTGGTCCGGTGAGTACCTTGATTCCTTATCAGTCTGATGAAGAGGCGATTGAAATTGCCGCTTTAGGTAAAGGGAGTTTGGTTGCCTCGGTCGTGACCGCAAGCCCAACAGTGGCGACTCGTTTAGTATTAGGAGTAGCACCACATCATGGACGGGTCTTAGTACTGGATGAAAAAGCCGCTAAAGAATCCACCGGACATGGCTCGCCGCTAGCGCATTTAATTCATGGTGGTCCGGGGCGTGCGGGTGGTAGTGAGGAAATGGGGGGTATTCGCGGTGTTAAACATTATATGCAGCGTACTGCACTCCAAGGCTCACCCGATATGCTCACCGCGATTACCGGAACATGGCTCAAAGGTGCAGAGCGTCATATTGATACAGTACATCCCTTCCAAAAAACCTTTAATGAATTAGAAATCGGTGATGCAGTCATTACGGCTAAGCGCACGATTACCCTACAAGACATAGAAGCCTTTGCTGAGCTATCCGGTGATAAGTTCTATGCGCATATGGATGAGGCGGCTGCTAAACGTAATCCGTTCTTTGAAAATCGGGTTGCACATGGCTATTTCCTTGTTTCATTAGCGGCGGGTTTATTTGTTGAGCCGAATGAAGGTCCCGTTTTAGCGAATTACGGCTTAGATCATTTACGTTTTGCAACCCCCGTTTATGCGGGTGATACCCTGCAAGTGCAGTTTACCTGTAAGCAAAAAATCAATCGTGAAACCGAGGAATACGGTGAAGTACGTTGGGATACCACGATTGTGAATCAAAATGGTGATGTAGTAGCCAACTATGATGTATTGACCTTAGTGGCTAAACATCATGGACGTAATGAAGGAGCACAGTGATGAATCCAGAACCAAACTTCATGCGCAAAATTGACGCAGAAGAAAAAATTGAACCTAAAGATTGGATGCCCGATGCCTATCGCAAAAACTTGATTCGACAGATTTCTCAGCATGCTCATTCTGAGGTCATAGGTATGCAACCAGAGGGTAACTGGATAACGCGAGCA contains:
- the paaZ gene encoding phenylacetic acid degradation bifunctional protein PaaZ — translated: MKLHSYAQGEWYAPSTQGTLIRHAITGAEVAEISSEGLDFQGMLEYARKIGSKKLQQYTFHQRALMLKELGKYLMERKELFYDLSKATGATRTDSWIDIEGGIGTMLVFASKGRREMPNSNVYIDGPQEQISRNGTFTGIHVYTPITGVALQINAFNFPIWGMLEKLAPTFLAGVPTIVKPASQTAYLTELMVRHIIESKILPEGSLQLICGSTGDLFNHLTYQDAVSFTGSAWTGQKLKQHHAIIANSVRFYMEADSLNSSILGSDVEVGSPAFELYIKEVVREMTVKAGQKCTAIRRAIVPADKLDAVATALKARLAKITVGNPDVEGVRMGALAGLDQRNDVRERIAELAKTNEVVFGSATEVEVLGADAETGAFLAPMLLACRDPYATSAHDVEAFGPVSTLIPYQSDEEAIEIAALGKGSLVASVVTASPTVATRLVLGVAPHHGRVLVLDEKAAKESTGHGSPLAHLIHGGPGRAGGSEEMGGIRGVKHYMQRTALQGSPDMLTAITGTWLKGAERHIDTVHPFQKTFNELEIGDAVITAKRTITLQDIEAFAELSGDKFYAHMDEAAAKRNPFFENRVAHGYFLVSLAAGLFVEPNEGPVLANYGLDHLRFATPVYAGDTLQVQFTCKQKINRETEEYGEVRWDTTIVNQNGDVVANYDVLTLVAKHHGRNEGAQ